The Pseudomonas fluorescens genome includes a window with the following:
- a CDS encoding XdhC family protein — protein MDSVDLNVLRSVLEWRRAGQRVVLFTVVQTWGTAPRPPGAMLALREDGVVIGSVSGGCVEDDLIARLHDGRIPADGPPVQLITYGVTREEAARFGLPCGGTLRLTEERVGDPHWVAQLLERCEAHEIVARELTVASGNVVLTPASKTDALVFDGQVLRAIYGPRWRLLLIGAGQLSRYVAEMARLLDFEVLICDPRKEFVYGWEEQHGRFVSGMPDEAVLSIQTDERTAIVALTHDPRLDDMALLTALDSKAFYVGALGSRVNSQKRRDNLAQLGLSAQAIERLHGPIGLHIGSHTPAEIALSLLAEIVAIKNGVELRQKKPL, from the coding sequence ATGGACAGCGTTGATCTGAACGTCCTGCGCAGCGTGCTCGAGTGGCGCCGCGCCGGGCAGCGGGTGGTGCTGTTCACTGTGGTCCAGACCTGGGGCACAGCGCCAAGGCCGCCGGGGGCGATGCTGGCCCTGCGCGAAGATGGCGTGGTGATTGGTTCGGTGTCGGGTGGTTGTGTCGAGGATGACCTGATCGCCCGGCTGCACGACGGTCGGATTCCGGCGGACGGCCCGCCGGTGCAACTGATCACCTATGGCGTCACCCGCGAAGAAGCGGCGCGCTTCGGCCTGCCGTGCGGCGGCACCCTGCGCCTGACCGAAGAGCGGGTGGGCGATCCACACTGGGTCGCGCAATTGCTGGAACGTTGCGAAGCCCATGAGATTGTCGCCCGTGAGCTGACAGTCGCCAGCGGCAACGTGGTCCTGACCCCGGCCAGCAAAACCGACGCCCTGGTGTTCGATGGACAGGTCCTGCGGGCCATATACGGCCCACGTTGGCGGCTGTTGCTGATCGGCGCCGGGCAACTGTCGCGCTACGTGGCGGAAATGGCCCGGTTGCTGGACTTCGAAGTGCTGATTTGCGATCCGCGCAAGGAGTTTGTCTATGGTTGGGAAGAGCAGCATGGCCGCTTCGTCTCGGGGATGCCCGACGAAGCCGTGTTGAGCATCCAGACCGACGAGCGCACCGCCATTGTGGCGCTGACCCATGATCCACGCCTGGATGACATGGCGCTGCTCACGGCCCTGGACTCCAAGGCCTTTTATGTCGGCGCCCTGGGCTCGCGAGTCAACAGCCAGAAGCGCCGGGATAATCTGGCTCAGCTAGGCTTGTCAGCACAGGCCATTGAACGCTTGCATGGACCCATCGGCCTGCACATCGGCAGCCACACCCCGGCGGAAATCGCCTTGTCGTTGCTGGCCGAGATCGTGGCCATCAAGAATGGCGTTGAACTGCGGCAGAAAAAGCCGTTGTAA
- a CDS encoding nucleotidyltransferase family protein, translating into MSESIGVIILAAGSGSRFRQVAGPDKDKLLADCTGRDGAVRSVIEQVLANLPASLQKRVLVTSQDRPQAIRMAQAYGCDFVALDSPGLGDSIAAGVQACPDLAGWLMVLGDMPFILPSTIEQVAARIREDGISVPVLSGKYGHPVGFDRAFGPRLMALTGDRGAKALFAGAQVVEVPVDDPGVTWDVDVPEALAFK; encoded by the coding sequence ATGAGCGAGTCGATAGGCGTGATCATTCTCGCGGCCGGATCGGGCAGTCGTTTCCGTCAGGTGGCCGGCCCCGACAAGGATAAGTTGCTGGCCGATTGCACCGGGCGGGACGGTGCCGTCCGTTCGGTGATCGAGCAGGTGCTGGCGAACTTGCCTGCCTCCCTGCAAAAGCGCGTCCTGGTGACGAGCCAGGATCGTCCGCAAGCCATCCGCATGGCCCAAGCCTATGGCTGCGATTTCGTGGCGCTGGACTCCCCCGGCCTGGGGGATAGCATCGCGGCCGGTGTCCAGGCTTGCCCGGACCTTGCTGGCTGGTTGATGGTACTGGGTGATATGCCTTTCATCTTGCCGTCGACTATCGAGCAGGTGGCGGCGAGGATTCGCGAGGATGGCATCAGTGTGCCGGTCCTCTCCGGCAAATACGGGCATCCGGTGGGATTCGACCGTGCGTTTGGCCCAAGACTGATGGCACTGACTGGAGATCGCGGTGCCAAGGCATTGTTTGCCGGGGCGCAAGTGGTCGAGGTGCCGGTGGATGACCCTGGCGT